The region CGCAACATCCCGTGCGTGCAGACGCGACCAATCCATCCCGTCAACGAGTGCCGCAAGTTGCGGCGCCGTCAGCCGCATCACGCCTTCACTCACCGGTGGCCACCTGAAGGCGCCATGCTCCAGCCGTTTCCAGAACAGAACTAGCCCCGAACCGTCCCACGCCAGAACCTTAAGCCGATCAGCCCGCTTCGACCGGAAGATGAAGATCGTTTCCGAGAACGGGTCGTGCCCCAGCGCCTCACGGACCAGAGCCACAAGGCCATCCGCGCCCTTGCGGAAGTCCACGGGCTTCGTGGCCACCAGCACCTTCACCCCAGCCGCAACCGCGATCATGTCGCCGCCTTCACGGCACGCAGCACATCCCGCAGCCAGCCGAGATCAACGCCTCGTTCCGCGCGAACCACCGCGCCGGCAATCTCGATGGTAATCACCCCGGAGACCGTTACGCCCACCGCCGCGGCAAC is a window of Candidatus Saccharimonadia bacterium DNA encoding:
- the tnpB gene encoding IS66 family insertion sequence element accessory protein TnpB (TnpB, as the term is used for proteins encoded by IS66 family insertion elements, is considered an accessory protein, since TnpC, encoded by a neighboring gene, is a DDE family transposase.) codes for the protein MIAVAAGVKVLVATKPVDFRKGADGLVALVREALGHDPFSETIFIFRSKRADRLKVLAWDGSGLVLFWKRLEHGAFRWPPVSEGVMRLTAPQLAALVDGMDWSRLHARDVARPIATS